In one window of Tursiops truncatus isolate mTurTru1 chromosome 5, mTurTru1.mat.Y, whole genome shotgun sequence DNA:
- the LOC117312426 gene encoding serine/threonine-protein phosphatase PP1-gamma catalytic subunit, producing MADIDKLNIDSIIQRLLEVRGSKPGKNVQLQENEIRGLCLKSREIFLSQPILLELEAPLKICGDIHGQYYDLLRLFEYGGFPPESNYLFLGDYVDRGKQSLETICLLLAYKIKYPENFFLLRGNHECASINRIYGFYDECKRRYNIKLWKTFTDCFNCLPIAAIVDEKIFCCHGGLSPDLQSMEQIRRIMRPTDVPDQGLLCDLLWSDPDKDVLGWGENDRGVSFTFGAEVVAKFLHKHDLDLICRAHQVVEDGYEFFAKRQLVTLFSAPNYCGEFDNAGAMMSVDETLMCSFQILKPAEKKKPNATRPVTPPRVTSGPNPSIQKASNYRNNTVLYE from the exons ATGGCGGATATAGATAAGCTCAACATCGACAGCATCATCCAACGGCTGCTGGAAGTGAGAGGGTCCAAGCCTGGTAAGAATGTCCAGCTACAGGAGAATGAAATCAGAGGACTGTGCTTGAAGTCCAGAGAGATCTTTCTCAGTCAGCCTATCCTACTAGAACTTGAAGCACCACTCAAAATATGTGGTGATATCCATGGACAATACTATGATTTGCTTCGACTTTTTGAGTACGGTGGTTTCCCACCAGAAAGCAACTACCTGTTTCTTGGGGACTATGTGGACAGGGGAAAGCAGTCATTGGAGACTATTTGCCTCTTATTGGCTTACAAAATCAAATATCccgagaatttttttcttctcagaggAAACCACGAATGTGCCAGCATCAATAGAATTTATGGATTTTATGATGAAtgtaaaagaagatataacattaaaCTATGGAAAACTTTCACAGACTGCTTTAACTGTTTACCGATAGCAGCCATCGTGGATGAGAAAATATTCTGCTGTCATGGAGGTTTATCACCAGATCTTCAATCTATGGAGCAGATTCGGCGAATTATGCGACCAACTGATGTACCAGATCAAGGTCTTCTTTGTGATCTTTTGTGGTCTGACCCCGATAAAGATGTCTTAGGCTGGGGTGAAAATGACAGAGGAGTGTCCTTCACATTTGGTGCAGAAGTGGTTGCAAAATTTCTCCATAAGCATGATTTGGATCTTATATGTAGAGCCCATCAGGTGGTTGAAGATGGATATGAATTTTTTGCAAAGAGGCAGTTGGTCACTCTGTTTTCTGCACCCAATTATTGTGGAGAGTTTGACAATGCAGGTGCCATGATGAGTGTGGACGAAACACTAATGTgttcttttcagattttaaaacctGCAGAAAAAAAGAAGCCGAATGCCACGAGGCCCGTAACACCTCCAAGGG TTACATCAGGCCCGAACCCGTCCATTCAGAAAGCTTCAAATTATAGAAACAATACTGTTCTATACGAGTGA
- the LOC101338708 gene encoding LOW QUALITY PROTEIN: hsp90 co-chaperone Cdc37 (The sequence of the model RefSeq protein was modified relative to this genomic sequence to represent the inferred CDS: inserted 1 base in 1 codon; deleted 3 bases in 2 codons; substituted 1 base at 1 genomic stop codon), which yields MRRQVSECQWKQKGLEVAKGVGSRAELXRLQPEAQQLCKEEWSWEQKLEEMCKKEKSMPWNVDPLSKDGFSKSIVNTKPEQAEVELEQVREQKHKDFMEKYEKQIKHFSMLCCWDDSQKYLLDNIHLVCEETTNYLVIWCFDLKVEEKCALMEQVTHQTIVMQFILELTKSLKVDPRACFWQFFTKIKTANRQYMEGFNDKLEAFKDYVQGRAKLRIKKVMKEEKVMKEYEEEECKQQLGXSSLDPIKVYESLPEELQKCFEVNDVQILQDAISKMDPTDMKYHRHHCINSSLWIPNSKSNEAKEEEEMSPGDPLLEASKPGDEKDVSTWPTSAAS from the exons atgagaagacaggtgTCTGAGTGCCAGTGGAAGCAGAAGGGGCTGGAGGTGGCCAAGGGCGTGGGCAGCAGGGCCGAGCTGTAACGGTTGCAGCCTGAGGCACAGCAGCTGTGCAAGGAGGAGTGGAGCTGGGAGCAGAAGCTAGAGGAGATGTGCAAGAAGGAGAAGAGCATGCCCTGGAACGTGGACCCGCTCAGCAAGGACGGCTTCAGCAAGAGCATAGTCAATACCAAGCCTGAGCAAGCGGAGGTGGAGTTGGAACAGGTGAGGGAGCAGAAACACAAAGACTTCATGGAAAAGTATGAGAAACAGATCAAGCATTTCAGCATGCTCTGCTGCTGGGATGACAGCCAGAAGTACCTGTTGGACAACATCcacctggtgtgcgaggagaccACCAAC TACCTGGTTATTTGGTGCTTTGACCTAAAGGTGGAGGAGAAATGTGCACTGATGGAGCAGGTGACCCACCAGACCATTGTCATGCAGTTCATCCTGGAGCTGACCAAGAGCCTGAAGGTGGACCCTCGTGCCTGCTTCTGGCAATTCTTCACCAAGATCAAGACTGCCAACCGTCAGTACATGGAAGGCTTCAATGACAAGCTGGAGGCCTTCAAAGACTACGTGCAGGGCCGGGCCAAGCTGCGCATCAAGAAGgtcatgaaggaa gaaaaggtcatgaaggaGTACGAGGAGGAAGAGTGCAAGCAGCAGCTTG TGAGCAGCCTGGACCCCATCAAGGTATACGAGTCCCTCCCTGAGGAACTCCAGAAATGCTTTGAAGTGAATGATGTGCAGATTCTACAAGATGCCATCAGCAAGATGGACCCCACCGACATGAAGTACCACAGGCATCACTGCATCAACTCCAGCCTCTGGATCCCCAACTCCAAGTCCAACGAggccaaggaggaggaggagatgagtCCCGGGGACCCTTTGCTGGAAGCCTCCAAGCCGGGTGATGAGAAAGATGTCAGCACATGGCCCACCTCAGCTGCTTCCTGA